In one window of Candidatus Margulisiibacteriota bacterium DNA:
- a CDS encoding potassium-transporting ATPase subunit C gives MKEFVRAIKVFIVFSFFLGIVYPLLITAIAQRTMPVKANGSLVHVNGVVAGSSLIAQDFGKPTYFHSRPSAVDYNGAGSGGSNLGPSSKKLMAQVTQRLEQARKDNALPKNNLIPADMVLTSASGLDRNISIENAMLQAPRVARYRNIPLATIKTLIYKHVEPDFIGIWGQKGVNVLLLNLAMDSI, from the coding sequence ATGAAGGAATTTGTCAGGGCCATTAAAGTATTTATTGTTTTTTCGTTTTTTTTGGGAATTGTTTACCCTTTGCTAATAACTGCTATCGCGCAGAGAACTATGCCAGTAAAAGCCAATGGAAGCTTAGTTCATGTTAACGGAGTTGTGGCCGGTTCCTCATTGATTGCCCAGGATTTTGGCAAGCCTACTTATTTCCATAGCAGACCGTCAGCGGTGGATTATAATGGTGCCGGTTCAGGAGGAAGCAACCTTGGTCCGTCCAGTAAAAAACTTATGGCTCAAGTTACTCAACGACTTGAACAGGCCAGGAAAGATAACGCGTTACCAAAAAATAATTTGATTCCCGCTGATATGGTATTAACCTCTGCCAGTGGGCTTGACCGCAATATCTCGATTGAAAACGCCATGCTTCAGGCGCCTCGTGTTGCACGTTATAGAAATATTCCCCTAGCCACGATCAAAACTTTAATCTACAAGCATGTTGAACCGGATTTTATTGGAATTTGGGGTCAAAAAGGCGTTAATGTTTTACTTCTCAATCTGGCAATGGATTCTATATAA
- a CDS encoding sensor histidine kinase KdpD, which yields MEDYKRTDPDVVLMQIQKEDEDLIRQNKGRLKIFLGYCAGVGKTYRMLQDGALSKKNSIDVAIGIAETHGRKETEALLAGLECIPRKKIAYSGLDLEEVDIDRILSRAPQLVLMDELAHTNVPGSRHSKRYQDIEELINAGIDVFTTLNIQHVESIVDIVSQTSGIKVYETVPDSFLALADEIELVDLTPEKLLERLKEGKVYIPQKAQLAMQKFFRMGNLLALRELSLRYTAKQVDEDMQSYMEKSGIIGPWPVGSKLLVSISGSPSSERLLRITHRMASDLNADWYAVYVDSPQQTNLDDNSRNQLEKNILLATELCAKVFPLSGTIIADEIIHFARQKNVTLIIAGLSHRSRIEELFKGSVINELVRKSSPINVLIVGSESYRKTLYEKYKALNKKDYKSYLASCLSVAIAVGISWPLRQWLDPANIGMLLLFPVIASSVLWGTRVGLFTSAIAISLYDFFFIPPFFTFSIGDYKYLPGFLVFIAIALINSFLAKMFRWQYETSHSRERFLSSLYTFSREMMMSKNVEDILSRSATNISEAFSSDAVIFVPDADGNLTLATHIHTRSIIDEAEKAIAVWVYKNGQPAGRNTRTLSSSMWYFLPMNVKESTIGVVGIRSTNQEHFLTADQIRLLESFASMVGLALANH from the coding sequence ATGGAAGATTATAAACGAACAGATCCTGACGTAGTGCTCATGCAGATACAAAAGGAAGATGAAGATTTAATTCGTCAGAATAAAGGACGTTTAAAAATATTCCTTGGCTATTGTGCCGGAGTTGGCAAAACCTATCGAATGCTTCAGGACGGGGCACTCAGCAAGAAGAATAGTATTGACGTTGCCATCGGTATTGCCGAAACTCACGGCCGGAAAGAAACCGAGGCATTACTGGCAGGTCTGGAATGTATTCCCAGAAAGAAAATAGCTTATTCAGGGTTGGACTTGGAGGAGGTCGATATCGATCGAATCCTTTCCCGTGCTCCTCAGCTTGTGCTTATGGATGAGCTCGCTCATACAAATGTGCCAGGATCCAGGCATAGTAAACGTTATCAGGATATTGAAGAATTGATTAATGCCGGAATCGATGTGTTTACGACCCTCAATATCCAGCATGTGGAAAGCATTGTCGATATCGTCAGCCAAACATCCGGGATAAAAGTATATGAAACGGTCCCTGATAGTTTTTTAGCATTGGCTGATGAGATTGAATTGGTCGATCTGACTCCGGAAAAGCTGCTTGAGAGGTTGAAAGAAGGCAAAGTCTATATTCCCCAGAAAGCTCAGCTTGCCATGCAGAAATTTTTTCGTATGGGCAACTTGCTGGCATTGCGGGAACTTTCCTTGCGTTATACGGCAAAGCAGGTTGATGAAGACATGCAGTCCTATATGGAGAAAAGTGGAATTATAGGACCATGGCCGGTTGGATCGAAATTACTTGTGAGTATCAGCGGCAGTCCTTCGTCAGAGAGATTGTTGAGGATTACCCACCGAATGGCCTCGGACCTTAACGCCGATTGGTACGCTGTTTATGTTGACTCACCCCAGCAGACGAATTTAGACGATAACTCTCGAAATCAACTGGAAAAAAATATACTGTTGGCAACCGAGCTTTGTGCAAAAGTATTTCCACTGAGCGGCACAATAATTGCTGATGAGATTATTCATTTTGCCCGCCAAAAAAATGTTACGCTTATAATCGCCGGACTTTCTCATCGATCAAGAATTGAGGAGCTGTTCAAAGGCTCAGTTATCAATGAGCTGGTACGTAAAAGCAGCCCGATTAACGTCCTGATCGTTGGAAGTGAGAGCTATAGGAAAACGTTATATGAAAAGTACAAGGCACTCAACAAAAAAGACTATAAATCTTATCTGGCGAGTTGCCTGTCAGTGGCAATTGCCGTAGGAATTAGCTGGCCATTACGACAATGGCTTGACCCTGCTAATATTGGAATGTTACTGCTGTTTCCTGTGATAGCCAGTAGTGTTCTTTGGGGTACCAGAGTCGGACTATTTACCTCAGCCATAGCTATTAGCTTGTATGATTTCTTTTTTATTCCTCCGTTCTTTACTTTTAGTATCGGGGATTATAAATATTTGCCGGGCTTTCTGGTGTTTATCGCCATCGCTTTAATTAACAGCTTTTTAGCGAAGATGTTCCGTTGGCAGTACGAGACTTCTCACAGCCGGGAACGGTTTCTTTCTTCTCTTTATACGTTTAGCAGGGAAATGATGATGTCTAAAAATGTCGAGGATATTCTCAGCCGTTCAGCGACGAATATTTCGGAGGCCTTTAGTAGCGACGCCGTGATATTCGTTCCTGACGCTGACGGTAATCTTACACTCGCTACGCACATTCATACTCGATCAATTATTGATGAAGCCGAAAAGGCTATCGCCGTCTGGGTCTATAAAAACGGTCAGCCGGCTGGAAGAAATACACGTACGTTATCGTCTTCAATGTGGTACTTTTTACCGATGAATGTTAAAGAAAGCACTATAGGTGTCGTCGGTATTCGAAGTACGAATCAAGAGCATTTCCTTACAGCTGACCAGATTCGCTTATTAGAATCTTTTGCTAGCATGGTCGGTCTTGCTCTGGCAAATCATTAG
- a CDS encoding glycosidase — protein MARDILGQRIAKRRNGGVHVFKQKDFELKPTNRVLLVFWCKGDENDSDVIRSVLEMSGNQAAEYLSEIMDNYESRHRKYRDVIVRNYQKIVRLRSDENLIPDFLEYDKKLLIGAMFTKEISFENVATFNHSMVPHPDQSSLRDGELRVIVSQRSMGEGQFSTISFVQAIIDSECLIRMENSTLEEEFSSRYATVPSPLMVTRNDLVTAAVNLAVYSEIKYLISIMPDELKCDELEFHFYKLGMQVQLTRSQKEALDLIRLSLEDSYTTEFDSETSLTERVLFPSAPYEAGGMEDARFVRFVHDEGQVTYFATYNAYDGRDAVPSLIETTDFVRFTISKLHGPEIMNKGFALFPEKINGRYAMISRKDGRNIYIMFSYDLYRWGGSALLLQPQWPGIVHMGNCGSPIRTDDGWLLITHDVAWKREYTISAALLDLNDPTKIIGRLPCPLIVAQDEEREGLVPNVVYSCGSLVHNGYLCIPYAVSDSFSRYAKVNLRMVLDTLKQKK, from the coding sequence ATGGCACGGGATATATTAGGACAGCGTATCGCGAAGCGCCGTAATGGCGGCGTTCATGTTTTTAAGCAAAAGGATTTCGAGCTCAAGCCGACGAACAGGGTTCTTCTGGTTTTCTGGTGTAAAGGGGATGAGAATGACAGTGACGTTATCCGGTCGGTACTGGAGATGAGCGGCAATCAGGCAGCTGAATATCTTTCTGAGATAATGGACAACTACGAGTCGCGGCATCGAAAGTATCGTGATGTTATCGTTCGGAATTATCAAAAAATCGTGCGTCTTCGAAGTGACGAAAACTTAATTCCTGATTTCCTTGAATACGATAAAAAGCTGCTCATCGGTGCGATGTTTACCAAAGAGATTTCTTTCGAAAACGTTGCGACATTCAACCATTCTATGGTCCCTCATCCTGATCAAAGTTCTCTTCGGGACGGGGAACTCCGGGTAATAGTTAGCCAGCGTTCAATGGGAGAAGGGCAGTTCTCGACAATCAGTTTTGTCCAGGCGATTATCGACAGTGAGTGTCTCATCAGGATGGAGAATAGTACTTTGGAAGAAGAATTCTCTAGCCGGTACGCAACAGTACCTTCACCTTTGATGGTTACTAGAAATGATCTTGTAACAGCGGCAGTCAATCTTGCAGTATATAGTGAGATAAAATATCTTATATCCATAATGCCGGACGAGTTGAAGTGTGATGAACTGGAATTTCATTTTTATAAGCTAGGGATGCAAGTGCAATTAACCCGTTCCCAGAAAGAAGCGCTCGACCTCATCCGGTTATCCCTGGAGGATTCCTACACAACGGAATTCGATTCTGAGACTTCATTGACTGAGCGGGTCTTATTTCCTTCTGCTCCATATGAAGCCGGGGGAATGGAAGATGCTCGCTTTGTCCGTTTCGTTCATGATGAAGGACAGGTTACATATTTTGCTACGTATAATGCTTATGATGGGCGGGATGCGGTCCCGAGTTTGATCGAGACTACGGATTTCGTGAGGTTTACTATAAGCAAGCTTCATGGTCCGGAAATAATGAATAAAGGGTTCGCTCTTTTTCCGGAAAAGATTAATGGCCGGTATGCAATGATCTCTCGAAAAGATGGCCGGAACATTTATATCATGTTCTCTTATGACCTCTACCGCTGGGGAGGATCTGCGCTGTTATTACAACCGCAGTGGCCGGGAATCGTTCATATGGGGAATTGCGGTTCTCCTATCAGGACTGATGACGGATGGCTACTTATTACTCATGACGTTGCCTGGAAGAGAGAATATACTATAAGTGCTGCACTGCTTGACCTCAATGATCCGACGAAGATAATCGGCCGGTTGCCGTGTCCGCTCATAGTCGCTCAGGATGAAGAACGAGAAGGACTTGTCCCTAACGTTGTCTATTCCTGCGGATCGCTCGTGCATAATGGATACTTGTGTATCCCGTATGCCGTATCCGATTCTTTTTCAAGATATGCAAAGGTCAATCTGAGAATGGTCCTCGATACTCTAAAACAGAAAAAATAG
- a CDS encoding SAM-dependent methyltransferase, giving the protein MKKSVMVLLFATIIMIQGSGAIDRISTVDTNPSILSAAEKELDVPYVPTDEEVVNKMLNIANIGSTDILYDLGCGDGRIVVTAAKQYGTKGIGVDIDSDRIKECHQNAALAKVEDRVEFLQQDLFLTDFSKATVLTMYLLPSVNLKLRPKILSTLKPGTRVVSHDFDMGEWKADQVAELKSHTIYFWIVPANATGTWSWSEPNKKSASIQSLTIDQEFQNINGNVISESASAPIKDAKITGDKVQFTIEQEINGQSIPLTYVGKIVGNSIEGTIQSGNKSIIADRTWKASREPSTATTLEGTDEGNLDIIRI; this is encoded by the coding sequence ATGAAAAAATCAGTAATGGTCTTATTATTTGCAACCATCATAATGATCCAGGGCAGCGGGGCAATCGACAGAATAAGCACCGTGGATACAAATCCAAGCATTCTATCAGCAGCAGAAAAAGAACTCGATGTGCCCTACGTACCGACAGATGAAGAAGTCGTTAATAAAATGCTAAACATAGCCAATATCGGAAGCACGGATATTCTCTATGACCTGGGCTGCGGTGACGGCAGGATAGTAGTAACAGCCGCAAAGCAGTATGGAACAAAAGGTATCGGAGTTGATATCGATTCGGACCGCATCAAAGAATGTCATCAGAATGCTGCATTGGCTAAAGTCGAAGACAGAGTTGAGTTCTTACAACAAGACCTCTTCCTCACTGATTTCAGCAAAGCAACTGTCCTGACAATGTACCTTCTTCCGAGCGTAAACTTAAAGTTACGACCGAAAATACTCAGTACGCTCAAACCAGGGACGCGGGTGGTATCTCACGACTTTGATATGGGCGAATGGAAAGCCGATCAGGTAGCAGAATTAAAAAGCCACACGATCTATTTCTGGATTGTCCCGGCAAACGCCACCGGTACCTGGTCCTGGTCAGAACCGAATAAAAAAAGCGCAAGCATACAATCATTAACAATCGATCAGGAATTTCAAAATATCAATGGAAACGTCATTTCTGAATCAGCAAGCGCACCGATAAAAGATGCAAAAATAACTGGAGACAAAGTACAATTCACTATTGAACAGGAAATAAACGGTCAGTCAATTCCGTTAACATATGTTGGAAAAATTGTTGGCAACTCGATTGAAGGAACGATACAGTCCGGCAACAAATCAATTATCGCAGATCGTACCTGGAAAGCAAGTCGGGAACCTTCGACAGCAACCACACTCGAAGGTACCGATGAAGGTAATCTCGACATTATCCGCATTTAA
- a CDS encoding amino acid permease, whose protein sequence is MPGNPQTKRYLSVFDSIAIVMGIVIGAGIFKTPSLVAASAGNEVTIIMVWLGGGIISLIGALCYAELTSTYPNIGGEYFYLNRAFGKAPSFLFAWARMAVIQTGSIAMMAFLIGDYASNILNLGLYSSSYYAACTIVILTAINIAGVSQGSWIQKILIISTISGLLFISFSGFFLASSDKILSQISPSSASGIGKAMVFVLLTYSGWNEAAYLSSEVRDPQRTMAKTLIYSIAIITAVYVMINIAFIEGLGIQAMSKSELAATSLMENVFGGLGAKLTGLLVAIVALSTINGIIITGARTNYALGRDFKPFEFLGKWKEQVGNPVNALIVQGIISIMLIGIGTGTRNGFVMMVEYTAPVFWLFFLLAGISIFVLRKKEPSINRPFKVPLYPILPAVFCLICMYMMYSSIIYTGIGAVIGIAVLLTGLPIFFLKYLCSKTSKEV, encoded by the coding sequence ATGCCAGGAAATCCGCAAACAAAAAGATACCTATCAGTTTTTGACAGCATCGCAATTGTAATGGGGATCGTTATCGGTGCAGGAATATTCAAAACTCCGTCACTGGTAGCTGCAAGTGCCGGGAACGAGGTAACGATAATTATGGTATGGCTGGGGGGCGGGATTATCTCGCTTATCGGAGCATTATGTTATGCAGAACTTACATCTACTTACCCAAATATCGGAGGAGAGTATTTTTACCTGAACAGAGCCTTCGGCAAAGCACCCTCATTCTTATTCGCGTGGGCCAGAATGGCTGTCATTCAGACCGGCTCAATCGCCATGATGGCATTCCTCATCGGCGACTACGCTTCAAATATTCTCAACCTTGGACTCTACTCTTCTTCATATTATGCCGCATGCACCATTGTCATACTGACAGCAATAAATATCGCCGGAGTGAGCCAAGGAAGCTGGATACAAAAAATTCTTATTATATCAACCATTTCCGGTCTCTTATTTATCTCATTCTCAGGTTTCTTTCTCGCATCTTCAGACAAAATTCTAAGCCAGATATCACCATCAAGCGCTTCAGGAATAGGGAAAGCGATGGTCTTTGTCCTGCTGACCTACAGCGGATGGAACGAAGCTGCTTATCTTTCTTCAGAGGTACGGGATCCGCAGCGGACTATGGCAAAAACCCTGATATATAGCATTGCAATAATAACAGCTGTTTATGTCATGATTAATATAGCCTTCATTGAAGGCTTAGGCATTCAAGCGATGTCGAAATCTGAGCTGGCAGCAACCTCTTTAATGGAAAACGTATTTGGAGGCTTGGGAGCAAAACTCACAGGGCTCTTGGTAGCGATTGTAGCCTTAAGCACGATCAATGGGATTATCATCACAGGAGCCCGAACGAATTATGCTCTCGGACGGGATTTCAAACCGTTCGAATTTCTTGGAAAATGGAAAGAACAAGTCGGGAATCCTGTAAACGCCTTAATAGTTCAGGGAATCATTTCGATCATGCTCATCGGAATTGGGACCGGAACACGCAACGGATTTGTAATGATGGTCGAATATACCGCTCCGGTGTTCTGGCTTTTTTTCTTGCTGGCAGGCATATCAATTTTTGTCCTACGAAAAAAAGAGCCCTCCATAAATCGCCCGTTTAAAGTCCCATTATATCCGATCCTCCCCGCAGTTTTCTGCCTGATATGTATGTATATGATGTATTCAAGTATCATCTATACCGGAATAGGCGCAGTAATCGGAATAGCCGTCCTACTTACCGGTTTACCAATTTTTTTTCTAAAATATCTTTGCAGCAAAACATCAAAGGAGGTATAA
- a CDS encoding DUF1328 domain-containing protein has product MMRWIIAFIVIALIAMFLGFSTVSNFAFALAKIYFAIFLVLFFAVIFLVFYIVKKIRH; this is encoded by the coding sequence ATGATGCGATGGATAATAGCTTTTATTGTTATAGCTCTTATTGCTATGTTTTTAGGGTTTAGTACGGTTTCTAATTTTGCTTTTGCTTTAGCAAAAATATATTTTGCTATTTTCCTGGTACTTTTTTTTGCGGTTATTTTTCTTGTGTTTTATATTGTTAAGAAAATAAGACATTAG
- a CDS encoding DUF2267 domain-containing protein, giving the protein MDYQEFIREVESLDFIKDQETADAAIKASLGILVSRIPEPQAKKLAEELPDPLTYEKLRSHQKGIQLSISVDETVAELSKQFGFNNIQSRQLLNIVFGAAKDAVGDDTIDDIEEKLPDDWVEMLEAA; this is encoded by the coding sequence ATGGACTATCAAGAATTCATCAGGGAAGTTGAATCTCTGGATTTTATAAAGGACCAAGAGACCGCCGATGCAGCTATTAAGGCATCATTAGGCATTCTAGTCAGCAGGATACCTGAACCGCAAGCAAAAAAGTTAGCGGAGGAACTACCGGACCCGTTAACCTATGAAAAGTTACGAAGCCATCAAAAAGGGATACAGCTTTCGATCTCTGTTGACGAGACTGTTGCAGAGCTCAGCAAACAATTCGGATTTAACAATATACAGTCACGACAATTATTGAACATTGTATTTGGTGCCGCAAAGGATGCTGTCGGTGACGATACCATAGACGATATAGAAGAAAAATTGCCGGATGATTGGGTAGAAATGCTTGAAGCGGCTTAA